In Limisalsivibrio acetivorans, one genomic interval encodes:
- a CDS encoding TIGR04283 family arsenosugar biosynthesis glycosyltransferase: MSFSVIIPVYSEESTINRQLEHVASIFQGHCFEIIVIDGHQEDSTLKVVEDNSIIKVSSARGRGIQLQKGLEAASKDICLFLHADTKLPQDAPAEINRILGEYYAGAFDLRIDDWHPAFRFIEQTAALRSRLTKIPYGDQAVFTRRGTALAIGFEPIPIMEDVTFMKELKGKGFSVGFSDRCVYTSSRRWRKEGILRCTLRNWKLAVLYNYGVHPSKLAEEYSPNVD; the protein is encoded by the coding sequence ATGAGCTTTTCCGTAATTATCCCTGTGTACAGTGAAGAGAGTACGATAAACCGTCAGCTGGAGCATGTGGCTTCTATCTTTCAGGGACACTGTTTCGAGATAATCGTCATCGACGGCCATCAGGAGGATTCTACCCTCAAGGTAGTAGAGGATAATTCTATCATAAAGGTTAGCAGTGCCAGGGGAAGAGGTATACAGCTCCAGAAGGGGCTGGAGGCCGCTTCGAAGGATATCTGCCTCTTTCTCCATGCGGATACAAAGCTGCCGCAGGATGCTCCCGCAGAGATTAACCGTATCCTGGGAGAATACTATGCAGGGGCGTTTGATCTAAGAATAGACGACTGGCATCCGGCATTCAGGTTTATCGAGCAAACCGCCGCACTCCGTTCAAGGCTCACAAAGATACCCTATGGCGATCAGGCTGTCTTCACCCGAAGGGGTACAGCCCTAGCTATCGGCTTTGAACCCATCCCGATCATGGAGGATGTGACGTTCATGAAAGAGCTTAAGGGTAAGGGTTTCAGCGTGGGCTTTTCGGATAGATGCGTTTACACCTCATCCCGAAGATGGCGTAAAGAAGGTATCCTCAGATGTACACTACGCAACTGGAAGCTGGCTGTGCTGTATAACTACGGCGTCCACCCTTCAAAACTTGCCGAGGAATATAGTCCTAATGTGGATTAG
- a CDS encoding response regulator transcription factor, which produces MSDIKLEDLKVLCVEDDEIARLSIVNIIRRRVGEIYTAENGEVGLSVYSEKSPDIIVADLAMPIMDGLVMIDEIRKEDTEIPIIVITAFPDQARKVDKADYVMVKPVHKDMLLETLDKCVRKLNERGAE; this is translated from the coding sequence TTGTCCGATATCAAGCTTGAGGATCTTAAGGTTCTTTGTGTTGAAGATGATGAGATCGCCAGACTTTCAATAGTGAATATCATTCGCCGCAGGGTGGGGGAGATATACACGGCTGAAAACGGCGAGGTTGGCCTTTCCGTTTACAGCGAGAAAAGCCCCGATATCATTGTTGCTGATCTGGCCATGCCTATTATGGACGGTCTTGTAATGATAGATGAGATACGCAAAGAGGACACGGAGATCCCCATAATCGTTATCACAGCCTTCCCCGATCAAGCGAGAAAGGTGGATAAGGCGGATTATGTTATGGTTAAGCCTGTGCATAAGGACATGCTTCTGGAAACCCTTGATAAATGCGTTCGCAAACTGAACGAAAGAGGGGCTGAATAG
- the hcp gene encoding hydroxylamine reductase, which produces MGMFCYQCQETAKNEGCTVRGVCGKPDDAANLMDLLVYVLKGAAFAGKHAPEGKFEKEMGRFTFEALFSTITNANFDKARITSLIDEAIERRDALAKEADLPANLPDCVTWKPSSPEEYDSKGASVGVLNTEHEDIRSLRELLTYGLKGIAAYGDHAAVLGFEDESIYSFAKDALAAAAVSNDADELLGLVMKCGENAVNTMALLDKANTNTYGKPEPTKVDIGVRNNPGILISGHDLKDLQELLEQTEGTGVDVYTHSEMLPGHYYPAFKKYDHFAGNYGGSWWKQDKEFASFNGPILMTTNCIVPVKDDYRERIFTTGMAGYPGVKHVPNREAGKQKDFSEIIELAKTCNAPEEIETGSVTGGFAHDYVESIAGTVVDAVKAGAVKGFVVMAGCDGRHKTREHYTDVAKNLPEGFIILTAGCAKYRYNKLDLGEIGGIPRVLDAGQCNDSYSLAVTALKLKEAFGLEDINELPIYYDVAWYEQKAVTVLLALLALGVKNINLGPTLPAFLSPNVANIIVDKFELKPMDSVEGFVNSLSA; this is translated from the coding sequence ATGGGAATGTTCTGCTACCAGTGTCAGGAAACAGCTAAGAACGAAGGATGTACGGTTAGAGGAGTGTGCGGTAAGCCGGATGATGCGGCTAATCTAATGGATCTTCTCGTATATGTACTTAAAGGTGCCGCCTTTGCAGGAAAGCACGCACCCGAAGGAAAATTCGAGAAGGAAATGGGACGTTTCACCTTCGAAGCCCTTTTTTCCACAATCACCAATGCAAACTTCGACAAGGCAAGGATCACAAGCCTTATAGACGAAGCTATTGAAAGGAGGGATGCCCTTGCGAAGGAAGCGGATCTCCCCGCTAACCTTCCCGACTGCGTAACATGGAAGCCCTCTTCACCCGAAGAATATGACTCAAAGGGAGCGAGCGTTGGCGTTCTGAACACAGAGCATGAGGATATCCGCTCACTCAGAGAGCTGCTCACATACGGGCTTAAGGGTATCGCAGCTTACGGCGATCATGCGGCTGTTCTCGGCTTTGAGGATGAATCAATATACAGCTTTGCCAAGGATGCACTCGCTGCAGCGGCAGTTTCAAACGATGCAGATGAGCTCCTCGGCCTTGTTATGAAGTGCGGCGAGAATGCTGTTAACACCATGGCGCTTCTCGATAAAGCGAATACAAATACCTACGGAAAGCCCGAGCCCACCAAGGTGGACATCGGTGTCAGGAATAACCCCGGAATACTAATCTCCGGCCACGATCTTAAGGATCTTCAGGAACTGCTCGAGCAGACCGAAGGAACCGGCGTTGATGTCTATACCCACAGTGAGATGCTTCCCGGGCACTACTATCCCGCATTCAAGAAGTACGATCATTTCGCAGGAAACTACGGCGGTTCATGGTGGAAGCAGGATAAGGAGTTCGCCTCCTTCAACGGCCCCATCCTTATGACAACCAACTGCATCGTACCCGTTAAGGACGATTACAGGGAAAGGATCTTTACCACAGGAATGGCCGGATATCCCGGTGTTAAGCATGTGCCCAACAGAGAAGCGGGTAAGCAGAAGGACTTCAGCGAGATCATCGAGCTTGCAAAAACCTGCAATGCACCCGAAGAGATCGAGACTGGCTCCGTTACAGGCGGCTTCGCCCACGATTATGTGGAGAGCATCGCCGGAACCGTTGTGGATGCTGTTAAAGCGGGCGCTGTTAAAGGTTTTGTTGTTATGGCCGGATGCGACGGAAGGCACAAGACAAGGGAACACTACACAGATGTTGCCAAAAATCTCCCCGAAGGCTTTATCATCCTTACGGCAGGTTGCGCCAAGTACCGCTACAACAAGCTCGACCTCGGCGAAATAGGTGGAATCCCCAGGGTTCTTGATGCCGGACAGTGCAACGACTCGTACTCCCTTGCCGTAACAGCACTCAAGCTTAAGGAGGCCTTCGGTCTTGAGGATATCAATGAGCTCCCCATCTACTATGATGTGGCATGGTATGAGCAGAAGGCGGTTACAGTTCTTCTCGCGCTCCTTGCCCTTGGAGTTAAGAACATAAACCTCGGACCCACACTTCCTGCGTTCCTTTCACCGAACGTTGCGAATATCATCGTGGATAAGTTCGAGCTTAAGCCTATGGACAGCGTAGAGGGGTTTGTAAACTCACTTTCTGCGTAA
- a CDS encoding Crp/Fnr family transcriptional regulator, which produces MDKKSAVKDFTDNFFGDGDLVPMMEKITRVKYLSQKEILFLEGESGRYIYYLLSGSIKLYKTNDEGKEAIVHFVYSGDMFAEIILQLECCYPVTASAIEDCTLLEIDAAALFREIEQDPKLGMRIIALLSRRIKNFVNMIENLTLKDVRGRFLNYLANLAENRGSNVVELPVPKGDIALLLGTTPETFSRLLKKLCDEGILRTDGKKIIIQEEIE; this is translated from the coding sequence ATGGACAAAAAAAGTGCTGTTAAGGATTTCACCGACAACTTCTTCGGTGATGGTGATCTTGTTCCTATGATGGAAAAAATCACCCGTGTAAAATATTTATCACAGAAAGAGATACTTTTCCTTGAAGGAGAATCGGGTAGATATATTTACTATTTGCTGAGCGGATCCATAAAACTTTATAAAACCAACGATGAAGGCAAAGAGGCGATTGTACATTTCGTGTACTCGGGGGATATGTTCGCAGAGATCATCCTCCAGCTGGAGTGCTGCTATCCCGTTACCGCCTCCGCCATAGAGGACTGCACCCTTTTGGAGATAGACGCCGCCGCCCTCTTCCGAGAGATCGAGCAGGACCCCAAGCTCGGAATGCGGATAATCGCCCTGCTCTCACGCAGAATTAAAAACTTCGTGAATATGATAGAGAACCTCACCCTCAAGGATGTGCGAGGACGGTTTCTGAACTATCTTGCAAACCTCGCTGAGAACCGGGGGAGCAATGTTGTTGAGCTCCCAGTTCCAAAGGGGGACATCGCCCTTCTTCTAGGCACTACGCCTGAGACATTCTCCCGACTCCTGAAGAAGCTTTGCGATGAAGGTATACTGCGAACAGACGGAAAGAAGATAATCATTCAGGAGGAGATTGAATGA
- a CDS encoding glycerate kinase type-2 family protein, translating to MRENALEIFRHALDAVHPERAVSSILRMDGIQLVAGRSRYTLKNRVHLLASGKAAEGMCRGALDVLGDKVHSGLAVSHTGGDDIGPVSHIKGSHPVPDHSSIEAGKSMLDYMKGMGNDDFYVYLLSGGSSSLMELPVHPLGLADIREITDRLLKSGEDIHGINAVRRRLSMIKGGGLASAAPCQGIVLVISDVMDNDPASIGSGPFWPSETGFAKLGIDPRRIAENASVDPDLLMPQKSAETPPHYIAADNSFALKAAEEKAEELGYKTVVLDRNLSGEASRKGAEVMMQIAERDERGRMCYILGGETTVKVTGDGKGGRNQEFVLGALPYIKKGMTILSCGTDGRDGPTDAAGAAADYDTFRTASEKKLDSKRFLNKNNSFEFFSQTGGLVHTGSTGTNVCDIALILTE from the coding sequence ATGAGGGAGAACGCCCTCGAGATCTTCAGACACGCCCTCGATGCTGTACACCCCGAAAGGGCAGTAAGCAGTATATTGCGCATGGATGGGATACAGCTAGTAGCGGGCAGAAGCAGATACACCCTTAAGAACCGTGTTCACTTGCTCGCAAGCGGTAAGGCGGCCGAAGGTATGTGCAGAGGCGCCCTTGATGTCCTTGGTGATAAGGTGCACTCCGGTCTGGCTGTGAGCCACACCGGCGGTGACGATATCGGTCCTGTAAGCCACATAAAGGGCTCCCACCCCGTACCGGATCATTCAAGCATTGAGGCCGGAAAATCCATGCTGGATTACATGAAAGGTATGGGAAACGATGATTTCTACGTATACCTGCTGTCAGGGGGGAGCTCATCCCTGATGGAGCTCCCTGTGCACCCCCTCGGGCTTGCGGATATTAGAGAGATTACCGACCGTCTCCTCAAGAGCGGTGAGGATATACACGGTATTAACGCCGTACGCAGACGCCTCTCCATGATCAAAGGGGGAGGACTGGCCTCTGCGGCTCCATGTCAGGGGATTGTTCTGGTTATCTCCGATGTTATGGACAACGACCCTGCCTCCATCGGCTCCGGCCCTTTCTGGCCTTCGGAAACGGGCTTTGCCAAACTAGGCATAGACCCCAGACGTATTGCTGAGAATGCCAGCGTAGATCCGGATCTCCTTATGCCTCAGAAATCTGCTGAAACACCCCCCCACTACATCGCCGCAGACAACTCCTTTGCTCTCAAAGCGGCGGAGGAGAAGGCTGAAGAGCTGGGCTATAAGACTGTCGTGCTCGATAGAAACCTGTCTGGGGAGGCATCCAGAAAAGGAGCCGAGGTTATGATGCAGATCGCAGAGAGGGATGAGCGTGGACGCATGTGCTACATCCTTGGGGGGGAAACCACAGTAAAGGTAACGGGGGACGGTAAAGGGGGACGGAATCAGGAGTTTGTACTCGGTGCCCTACCCTATATAAAGAAGGGGATGACCATACTCTCCTGCGGAACGGACGGAAGGGACGGCCCCACCGATGCCGCCGGAGCCGCAGCAGATTACGATACATTCCGCACCGCTTCAGAGAAAAAGCTGGACAGCAAAAGGTTTCTGAATAAGAATAACTCCTTTGAGTTCTTCAGCCAGACAGGGGGGCTCGTGCATACCGGGTCTACCGGAACAAATGTCTGTGATATTGCATTAATACTAACGGAGTAG
- a CDS encoding sodium:calcium antiporter: protein MFYIIFLMAAAAVIFAGVKLSIYGDVIAEKTGLGESFVGLTLVAASTSLPEIISSIGSVTVVQSPDLAFGNAYGSNMFNMFIIFILDAVYRKGSILVKVSPSNVTTGLFSILLTMISGFGFILDMPTIGWMNPISFAIIGGYLIAMYTAYRLKDDIVEPDAPSDITLSKAATGFAVAAFIIVVSGLALSKSADYIATDTGLGGSFVGTLLLALVTSLPELAFCFPAVRSGMANMAIGNLVGSNVFNMTVIPIADAFYVKTQVFADVSAAHLGSALFTSIAAGLLLLGIEVDKKLSGRMLSISLISWALALFYILNLAFVYFKG, encoded by the coding sequence TTGTTCTATATAATCTTCCTTATGGCAGCAGCCGCAGTTATATTTGCCGGTGTTAAACTCTCCATTTACGGAGATGTCATTGCAGAGAAAACGGGGCTTGGCGAAAGCTTTGTGGGGCTCACCCTAGTTGCCGCCTCCACAAGCTTGCCAGAGATCATATCATCCATCGGCTCGGTCACCGTTGTGCAGTCTCCCGATCTTGCCTTCGGAAACGCCTACGGCTCAAACATGTTCAACATGTTCATTATATTCATCCTTGATGCGGTCTACCGAAAGGGGAGCATTCTGGTCAAGGTGAGCCCTTCAAACGTAACCACTGGCCTCTTCTCCATCCTTCTCACTATGATAAGCGGTTTCGGCTTTATACTTGATATGCCCACGATAGGCTGGATGAACCCGATAAGCTTCGCCATCATAGGCGGCTATCTCATAGCCATGTACACAGCATACAGGCTCAAAGACGACATTGTCGAACCCGATGCCCCAAGCGATATAACACTCTCCAAGGCGGCCACTGGCTTTGCCGTTGCGGCTTTCATAATCGTGGTTTCAGGACTTGCCCTCAGCAAATCGGCAGACTACATCGCAACAGACACCGGCCTCGGCGGGTCATTTGTGGGGACGCTTCTGCTAGCACTCGTAACATCACTCCCCGAGCTTGCCTTCTGCTTCCCGGCTGTACGCTCAGGAATGGCAAATATGGCCATCGGAAACCTTGTGGGCTCAAACGTGTTCAACATGACAGTGATCCCCATCGCCGATGCCTTCTACGTCAAAACTCAGGTATTTGCAGATGTCAGCGCCGCACACCTTGGCTCTGCACTGTTTACATCCATTGCGGCAGGTCTGCTTCTGCTGGGTATAGAGGTGGACAAGAAGCTGAGTGGCAGGATGCTCTCAATATCACTGATCTCATGGGCGCTTGCCCTTTTCTACATACTTAACCTCGCATTCGTCTATTTCAAAGGGTAG
- a CDS encoding STAS domain-containing protein: MWSIESINNSIAVLCSPKTVNQDSVIELQPVLDELLMKNINRIVINMSASVYIDSSGLGSLVKRVAHFRSADGDIRLASLCSGIRDVFSTTSLDRIIKLFPDVDSAVKSYSSYHGPSVPIYKTEKDEDS; the protein is encoded by the coding sequence ATGTGGAGCATAGAAAGTATTAATAACAGCATAGCGGTTCTCTGCTCCCCAAAAACTGTTAATCAGGACAGCGTAATTGAGCTGCAGCCTGTTCTGGATGAGCTTCTTATGAAAAACATCAACAGGATAGTGATCAATATGAGTGCATCAGTTTATATAGACTCCTCCGGGCTGGGCTCACTGGTTAAGAGGGTAGCACATTTCCGCTCCGCCGATGGAGATATACGTCTCGCTTCTCTCTGTTCAGGTATAAGGGATGTTTTCTCCACCACCAGCCTTGACCGAATCATCAAGCTCTTCCCCGATGTTGATTCCGCCGTAAAAAGCTACAGCAGCTACCACGGCCCCTCAGTTCCCATATATAAGACAGAGAAGGACGAGGATAGCTAG
- a CDS encoding cache domain-containing protein: MPFFRKLSTAVFFSFMISIFITLAAAGAFWINDIYRYFSFEADTLKSNYISSVKNRLRNSVQEISNIIEQNRSTVEEKSVSAVSKETDLASLMVKNLYSEFERSTTAQKLRRIALNNINSLISEKKREHWVIISSDGTILLDTNQRQNEGRSALSQKDSSGSFLYREMIEKSNNGGGIVKGYWGNRGMGTGMNHEIIYSITHLPELDWHIAAGIFTKSIEEEIKTDMLRNAASVRFGEDGYIFIVDYSGHILASRGVYFQEPVPREGTGGEDTGTIYRKAMSIVREKGSGFFEYQFPRIDTKDPEPKLSYVYGDNEWGWIIGTGAYTNDIDEYIASKEEELRQKVKMSFIKMSAVFSILFILLYLLSRVIYRKTEAGFSKFSEFFRRGRESYEHINPDELPYDEFRTLAEQANRMIDEKLSFENNLKDKQAELENEIRGRRNIQERLNTIFSTMEEGVLLQDSRGKILDVNKSFEQILRLNKKEILGKLPHELDFRIIFEDKSFCPPEEYPMNLARRKKKKISNHITGFVLAGSEIVWIQATSVPIIDEYGRLSRIVTTFADITESKELQDKFLKAQENMEMAQEVSHTGSWEMNLADGRFWVSDVFRKIFDLPEGELKVDDPMERIHPEDRDMVELKFDGAVKTGTPFSADYRVITRSGYERHVHGRIKADYKEGKARRVFGTVQDVTNIRKAQEQVKEAYEKLNEYVRIVDENVITSETDKDGNITSASEAFCRVSGYSKEELIGQNHRILRHDETEEGVYNELWETITKGNTWRGELRNKRKNGETYWVSAYVSPRYDKEGNVFGYISIRQDITDRKMVERLSVTDELTGVYNRRFFNKTIQEELRRMKREHGFLSFGMIDIDHFKQYNDTYGHKQGDTALRRVAEILDDMMQRGGDFAFRLGGEEFGILFSGQDGDKTRAFAERVKNAVEQAGIPHAKNSASDYLTISLGVVCVDLSGSDVNDTDTIYRIADEALYKAKSEGRNRVVLNVI, translated from the coding sequence ATGCCCTTCTTCCGTAAACTTTCAACAGCCGTATTCTTCTCCTTTATGATATCGATCTTCATTACGCTCGCCGCTGCAGGTGCTTTCTGGATAAACGATATTTACCGCTATTTCAGCTTTGAGGCGGATACATTGAAGTCAAATTATATAAGCTCGGTTAAGAACAGGCTCAGAAACAGCGTTCAGGAGATAAGCAACATAATTGAGCAGAACCGTTCCACCGTTGAAGAGAAATCCGTTTCAGCCGTAAGCAAGGAGACGGATCTTGCATCCTTGATGGTAAAAAACCTGTACAGTGAGTTTGAGAGGAGCACAACCGCCCAAAAACTTCGGAGGATAGCGCTTAACAATATCAATTCCCTCATATCAGAAAAGAAACGTGAGCACTGGGTGATCATCTCCTCCGACGGAACGATCCTCCTTGATACAAATCAGCGGCAGAACGAAGGTAGAAGTGCCCTGTCCCAAAAGGACAGCAGCGGCTCTTTCTTATATCGTGAAATGATCGAGAAAAGTAACAACGGCGGGGGGATCGTAAAGGGCTATTGGGGCAACAGAGGGATGGGAACCGGCATGAATCATGAAATAATCTACAGTATCACCCATCTGCCGGAGCTGGACTGGCATATTGCAGCAGGGATTTTTACTAAAAGCATCGAGGAGGAAATAAAGACAGATATGCTCCGGAATGCAGCATCTGTCCGCTTTGGTGAGGACGGCTACATTTTCATTGTGGATTATTCGGGGCATATCCTTGCCAGCAGGGGGGTGTACTTCCAGGAGCCTGTTCCTAGAGAAGGCACCGGAGGGGAGGATACAGGCACTATCTATAGAAAAGCTATGAGTATAGTTCGGGAGAAGGGTTCAGGATTCTTCGAGTACCAGTTCCCCAGGATAGACACTAAGGATCCTGAGCCTAAGCTCTCATACGTATACGGGGATAACGAATGGGGCTGGATCATCGGTACAGGCGCCTACACCAACGATATTGATGAATACATAGCATCCAAGGAGGAGGAGCTCAGGCAGAAAGTGAAAATGAGCTTCATCAAGATGAGTGCGGTTTTCAGCATACTGTTTATCCTGCTTTACCTATTATCCCGAGTCATATACCGAAAAACCGAAGCGGGATTCTCCAAGTTCTCAGAGTTTTTCCGCAGAGGAAGGGAGAGCTACGAGCACATAAACCCCGATGAACTTCCCTATGATGAATTCCGAACCCTTGCAGAGCAGGCAAACAGGATGATAGATGAGAAGCTGAGCTTCGAAAACAACCTCAAGGATAAGCAGGCAGAGCTGGAGAATGAGATACGGGGGCGCAGGAATATTCAGGAAAGGCTGAACACCATATTCTCAACCATGGAGGAAGGTGTTCTTCTACAGGACAGCCGCGGGAAGATACTTGATGTAAACAAAAGCTTTGAACAGATCTTGAGACTCAACAAAAAGGAAATCCTCGGCAAACTACCCCACGAACTCGATTTCAGGATCATCTTCGAGGATAAAAGCTTCTGCCCCCCCGAAGAGTATCCTATGAACCTTGCAAGAAGAAAAAAGAAGAAGATCAGCAACCATATAACCGGCTTCGTCCTTGCCGGTTCGGAGATTGTATGGATACAGGCAACATCCGTTCCGATCATCGATGAATACGGAAGGCTCAGCAGGATTGTAACAACCTTTGCAGACATAACAGAGTCTAAGGAACTACAGGATAAATTCCTTAAGGCACAAGAGAATATGGAGATGGCACAGGAGGTGTCCCATACAGGAAGCTGGGAGATGAACCTTGCCGACGGAAGGTTCTGGGTCTCCGATGTTTTCCGGAAGATATTCGATCTACCCGAGGGTGAGCTTAAGGTGGACGATCCGATGGAGAGAATCCATCCGGAGGACAGGGATATGGTGGAATTGAAGTTCGATGGCGCAGTCAAAACGGGAACCCCCTTCTCCGCCGACTACAGGGTTATAACAAGGAGCGGCTACGAGAGGCATGTCCATGGCCGCATAAAGGCGGATTACAAAGAGGGAAAAGCCAGACGTGTTTTCGGCACTGTCCAAGATGTTACAAACATACGAAAGGCCCAGGAACAGGTTAAGGAAGCCTATGAAAAGCTGAATGAGTATGTGCGTATCGTGGACGAGAATGTCATCACATCAGAAACAGATAAAGATGGAAACATCACCTCCGCCAGCGAGGCCTTCTGCAGAGTTTCCGGCTACTCCAAGGAGGAGCTTATTGGGCAGAACCATAGGATCCTGCGCCATGACGAAACAGAAGAAGGTGTATACAATGAGCTCTGGGAAACCATCACAAAGGGAAATACTTGGCGAGGCGAGCTTAGAAACAAGCGCAAGAACGGTGAGACATACTGGGTTTCCGCCTATGTAAGCCCGAGGTACGACAAGGAGGGGAATGTCTTCGGATACATCTCCATACGTCAGGATATAACAGACCGGAAAATGGTTGAGCGTCTTTCGGTAACCGATGAACTCACAGGGGTTTACAACAGACGATTCTTCAATAAAACCATACAGGAAGAACTGCGCCGGATGAAACGGGAACATGGCTTCTTATCCTTCGGAATGATAGATATAGACCACTTCAAGCAGTATAACGACACCTATGGTCACAAACAGGGTGACACCGCCCTTAGACGTGTGGCGGAGATACTGGACGATATGATGCAGAGGGGTGGCGACTTCGCCTTCCGTTTAGGTGGAGAGGAGTTCGGTATACTCTTCTCGGGTCAGGACGGAGATAAAACCAGAGCCTTTGCCGAAAGGGTAAAAAACGCCGTTGAGCAGGCGGGAATACCCCACGCTAAAAACAGCGCATCGGATTATTTAACGATCTCCTTGGGCGTTGTATGCGTAGACCTGTCCGGCAGCGATGTTAATGATACAGATACAATATACCGCATTGCGGATGAAGCACTCTATAAGGCAAAGAGCGAGGGTAGAAACAGGGTAGTGCTTAACGTTATCTAG